A region of Halorussus limi DNA encodes the following proteins:
- a CDS encoding DUF955 domain-containing protein gives MATTSDSSVSFEETDARRDEMHSTIEAWIDDLVDHVDDAQESEEFQEWLDVQSRFHGYSYRNTLLIKRQYPEATKVAGYNTWRNKFDRHVQEGEQAIWIWAPIITKQCPECENSPNYHEQSDCEYDETSPDEWAKGLVGFKPTAVFDVSQTEGEPLPELETEAVGDADDIVPALKDAAADIGVTVRVVDTDAWEHGDAKGVCRYRSKRNLQPVVEAKARSNQADLAVTLIHEYTHAILHADVTDETERAKREVEAEAVAYIVGRYCGLDTSGSAFYLAAWRDDDSGVVQERLGRISSTAQEIITAIKD, from the coding sequence ATGGCTACGACCAGTGATTCGTCGGTCTCGTTCGAGGAGACCGATGCCCGACGTGATGAGATGCACAGTACCATCGAAGCGTGGATCGACGACCTCGTTGACCACGTTGACGATGCGCAGGAAAGCGAGGAGTTCCAAGAATGGTTGGACGTCCAGAGTCGGTTCCACGGCTACTCGTATCGGAACACACTCCTGATTAAGCGCCAGTATCCTGAGGCGACGAAGGTCGCAGGCTACAACACGTGGCGGAATAAGTTCGACCGGCACGTTCAGGAAGGCGAACAGGCCATCTGGATCTGGGCCCCAATCATCACCAAGCAGTGCCCGGAATGCGAGAATTCGCCCAACTACCACGAACAAAGTGACTGTGAATACGACGAGACATCGCCAGACGAGTGGGCGAAAGGGCTTGTCGGCTTCAAGCCAACTGCAGTCTTCGATGTGTCCCAGACCGAAGGTGAACCGCTTCCCGAGTTGGAGACCGAGGCGGTTGGCGACGCCGACGACATTGTACCTGCACTCAAGGATGCGGCCGCTGATATCGGCGTGACAGTTCGTGTTGTCGATACAGACGCGTGGGAGCATGGCGACGCAAAGGGCGTCTGCAGATATCGGAGTAAGCGTAATCTCCAACCAGTCGTCGAGGCGAAAGCCCGCTCGAATCAGGCCGACCTCGCCGTGACGCTCATCCATGAGTATACCCATGCGATCCTCCATGCAGACGTTACTGACGAGACTGAGCGGGCGAAACGTGAGGTCGAAGCAGAAGCTGTCGCGTACATCGTTGGTCGGTACTGCGGTCTTGACACTAGTGGGTCGGCGTTCTACCTCGCTGCATGGCGGGACGATGACTCGGGAGTAGTTCAGGAGCGCCTCGGTCGAATCAGTTCGACCGCTCAGGAAATCATCACGGCCATCAAGGATTGA
- a CDS encoding DUF6610 family protein, translating to MALTASTTSNAASEIAAARQADHVAFLHRVPFAYDARRLGFLTGFREDCTYQQQQFKALELPVGMLDNDFRNPDLDRYVECFFEYEPQVGVIGDAYDVDEVDEYVTAAHEIQGSYPGADLVIVPKCRAAIRAVPDDLVVGYSRGYADRLAHEFSDPVDWRGRRVHILGGSPPKQLSVIDQLTRPTLTGDPPADIVGLDWNGVHRGAQFGEFWTPDGWDDSGRDADHVTVRKTVRHGLARVREFWQAQGVWPEATPPEDEPEIAYQGPSPGDIESAACTECGTNVWTTERGPYVAEYDTGDICGYCSYDCYFSHRHRNHLEELAGEQSVYLPPA from the coding sequence ATGGCACTCACTGCGAGTACGACCAGCAACGCAGCTAGCGAAATTGCAGCTGCTCGGCAGGCTGACCACGTGGCGTTCCTCCATCGAGTTCCGTTCGCATATGACGCGCGCCGACTCGGCTTTCTTACAGGCTTTCGCGAGGACTGTACCTACCAACAGCAGCAGTTCAAAGCGTTAGAGTTGCCTGTCGGAATGCTCGATAACGATTTTCGAAATCCAGACCTTGATCGGTACGTCGAATGCTTTTTCGAGTACGAACCGCAGGTCGGCGTGATCGGTGACGCCTACGACGTTGACGAGGTCGATGAATACGTTACTGCCGCGCACGAAATCCAAGGAAGCTACCCCGGTGCAGATCTCGTGATCGTTCCGAAGTGCCGTGCCGCGATTCGCGCGGTCCCCGATGACCTCGTTGTCGGGTACTCGCGAGGCTACGCTGATCGACTCGCCCACGAATTCTCTGACCCTGTGGATTGGCGTGGCCGTCGCGTCCATATTCTCGGTGGGAGCCCACCCAAGCAACTCAGCGTGATCGACCAGCTTACTCGCCCGACGCTGACGGGCGACCCACCGGCCGATATCGTCGGCCTCGACTGGAACGGTGTCCACCGCGGGGCGCAGTTCGGCGAGTTCTGGACGCCAGACGGGTGGGACGACAGCGGTCGCGACGCCGATCATGTAACTGTTCGCAAGACCGTGCGCCACGGCCTTGCTCGGGTTCGTGAGTTCTGGCAGGCGCAGGGCGTCTGGCCCGAGGCGACACCCCCGGAGGACGAGCCCGAAATCGCGTATCAGGGTCCGTCACCGGGCGATATCGAGAGTGCGGCGTGTACCGAGTGTGGCACAAACGTGTGGACGACCGAGCGCGGTCCCTACGTCGCAGAGTACGACACGGGGGACATCTGTGGCTACTGCAGCTACGACTGCTACTTCTCGCACCGGCACCGGAATCACCTCGAAGAACTTGCTGGTGAGCAGAGCGTCTACCTCCCACCGGCCTGA
- a CDS encoding UPF0175 family protein has protein sequence MAATEKNFESGQGPFERLSTEYRSVLSLLESAADVFDLPSFVATAKEVVDKPAKERFRMSPEEVGETYGFGDGDKQSFVNRAAWLIGDLGGAKVLGKLMGIVERPLTEMREQALEQLLEGRNQEREALILGLYFDKVLDVQHELERRLDRSTDTDSLFVCWHALMSRVVLIGGGEQNRVTDDMLLDIAFADYCLAEASGEDPGVYPPERSIDAIGEGVKHEGAVLAYEKLDISVSRGAELADVRVEEFEELLADHGIRPRYGPDDPSELFEGTEVFDSE, from the coding sequence ATGGCGGCAACCGAGAAGAACTTCGAGTCCGGTCAGGGACCGTTCGAGCGACTCTCGACTGAGTATCGGTCCGTTCTCTCCCTTCTTGAGAGTGCCGCCGACGTCTTTGACCTCCCGAGCTTCGTCGCGACAGCCAAGGAGGTCGTGGACAAGCCAGCTAAAGAACGCTTCCGAATGTCCCCAGAGGAGGTCGGCGAGACCTATGGTTTCGGCGACGGGGACAAGCAGTCCTTCGTGAACCGGGCTGCGTGGTTGATCGGCGATTTAGGCGGGGCGAAGGTCCTCGGCAAGTTGATGGGCATCGTCGAGCGGCCCCTGACCGAGATGCGCGAGCAAGCACTAGAGCAACTCCTTGAGGGCCGGAACCAGGAGCGTGAGGCGTTGATTCTCGGGCTGTACTTCGATAAGGTCCTTGACGTGCAGCATGAACTGGAGCGGCGTCTCGACCGCTCGACCGACACCGACAGCCTGTTTGTCTGCTGGCACGCCCTCATGAGTCGCGTCGTCCTCATCGGTGGGGGCGAGCAGAACCGCGTGACCGACGATATGCTCTTGGACATCGCCTTTGCGGACTACTGTCTGGCTGAAGCTAGCGGTGAGGATCCCGGTGTATACCCGCCGGAGCGATCCATCGACGCCATCGGCGAAGGGGTCAAGCACGAAGGCGCGGTCCTCGCCTACGAGAAGTTGGACATCTCGGTGAGCCGTGGCGCAGAACTCGCGGACGTCCGCGTTGAGGAGTTCGAGGAGTTGTTGGCCGACCACGGCATCCGGCCGCGGTACGGTCCTGACGACCCGAGTGAGTTGTTCGAGGGAACGGAGGTCTTCGACTCCGAGTGA
- a CDS encoding ParA family protein codes for MSETEISPEREPRAVCLPMLKGGFGKSIFANTLGGVLGELRNHDVLVADLDPAGHLSTGLGYYTREDEDTLDLGDVLLEDANPGDIIKQPGYGFDFIPSVNLETVTEDLARDSVMASDMRLKQDLVDPLLSDEYEYILFDIPGSRNKLVNNAVVAAPNAILPLKPVPEALNGMRETATKLVGEIRQHIDFEILAVVPNDLRARIDQQTKDRRLLEAMNTQEQFAAYLLAGRDGVDPDTGTLPEDVDVGEVLDNHIPPFARVTADEWAAIDEGEIDPPKIPIRHSAAFGDAYEERKPVTTYDPECSQIQHFEALAEIIERGGIYQ; via the coding sequence ATGTCAGAAACGGAGATTTCCCCCGAACGTGAACCACGCGCAGTCTGCCTCCCGATGCTCAAAGGTGGCTTCGGAAAGAGCATTTTCGCAAACACTCTCGGCGGTGTCCTCGGCGAACTACGGAACCACGATGTACTTGTCGCCGACCTCGATCCGGCCGGTCATCTTTCGACCGGACTCGGATACTACACGCGCGAAGACGAGGATACCCTCGACCTCGGCGATGTCCTCCTCGAAGACGCTAACCCAGGGGACATCATCAAGCAACCCGGCTATGGGTTCGACTTCATCCCGAGCGTGAATCTCGAAACGGTGACCGAGGACCTTGCCCGTGACAGTGTGATGGCGAGCGATATGCGGCTTAAACAGGATCTCGTCGATCCACTGCTCAGTGACGAATACGAATATATCTTGTTCGATATTCCAGGTAGTCGGAACAAACTGGTGAACAACGCAGTCGTTGCAGCGCCGAACGCCATCCTGCCCTTGAAGCCAGTTCCGGAGGCCTTGAATGGAATGCGCGAGACTGCAACGAAGTTGGTTGGTGAAATCCGCCAGCACATCGATTTCGAGATTTTGGCGGTCGTGCCTAACGACCTCCGGGCGCGTATCGACCAGCAGACGAAAGACCGCCGACTCCTTGAGGCAATGAATACCCAAGAGCAGTTCGCCGCCTATCTGCTCGCTGGCCGCGACGGTGTCGACCCTGATACTGGCACGCTCCCCGAGGACGTAGACGTCGGCGAAGTACTCGACAACCATATCCCACCGTTTGCGCGAGTCACCGCAGACGAGTGGGCGGCAATCGACGAAGGCGAGATAGATCCGCCGAAGATACCGATTCGGCACTCTGCCGCGTTCGGCGATGCCTACGAGGAGCGTAAGCCAGTGACGACTTACGACCCCGAGTGTAGTCAAATCCAGCACTTCGAGGCATTGGCAGAGATCATCGAGCGGGGAGGCATCTATCAATGA
- a CDS encoding orc1/cdc6 family replication initiation protein has protein sequence MTAYEFSPQAFPYENREALLDDYTPDTLVGRDSELEEYHAALLPAINGEQPDNIFLYGKAGVGKTASTKFLLDRLTSDADRHDVSIHTEFLNCDGLNTSYRVGVELVNNYRSADEQISESGYPRSQVYDMLWEELDKRGGLHIIVLDEVDHLNDDSILYQLSRARENDNIETARIAVIGISNDLTFRDSLSPKVRSSLCERQISFSTYDANELQDVLNQRHEVAFQDGALSDDVIPLCAAYGAQESGDARKALDLLLKAGDKAREEREQGSNNDHPDTVTEKHVKEGRKMLEREEVHRGIMDLSENEQIALYALATLHAEGETPIRSRKHYERYKLLSERAKDDSFTSRWMRDQMDDLAMLGLVSVEKKNEGLDGGQYREHDLAQDLSVVVDALSDVIDLVGVHDSIREHVDRTE, from the coding sequence ATGACCGCGTACGAATTTAGTCCACAAGCGTTTCCATACGAAAACCGTGAAGCGTTACTGGACGACTACACCCCTGACACCCTTGTTGGCCGCGATAGCGAACTTGAAGAGTACCACGCTGCACTCCTTCCCGCGATCAACGGTGAACAACCCGATAATATCTTCCTCTACGGTAAGGCCGGTGTCGGGAAAACTGCCAGCACTAAATTCCTTCTTGACCGCCTTACCAGCGATGCTGACAGACACGACGTCTCAATCCACACCGAGTTCCTCAACTGCGACGGACTCAACACCTCCTACCGCGTCGGCGTCGAGCTCGTCAACAACTACCGTTCCGCCGACGAACAAATCAGCGAGTCTGGCTATCCCCGGTCCCAAGTGTACGACATGCTCTGGGAGGAACTCGACAAACGCGGTGGCCTCCACATTATCGTCCTCGACGAAGTAGACCACCTCAACGACGACTCCATCCTCTACCAACTCTCCCGCGCTCGCGAAAACGACAACATCGAGACTGCCCGCATCGCCGTCATTGGCATCAGCAACGACCTCACCTTCCGTGATTCACTCTCTCCAAAAGTCCGATCATCACTCTGTGAACGGCAGATCTCGTTCTCGACCTACGATGCGAATGAACTCCAAGATGTTCTCAATCAACGTCACGAAGTCGCCTTCCAAGACGGAGCTCTCTCTGATGACGTTATCCCACTCTGTGCAGCATATGGGGCACAGGAATCTGGCGACGCTCGCAAAGCCCTCGATCTACTACTTAAAGCTGGAGATAAGGCTCGAGAGGAACGCGAACAAGGTTCTAACAACGACCACCCTGATACGGTCACCGAGAAACACGTCAAAGAAGGCCGGAAGATGCTCGAACGAGAGGAAGTCCACCGCGGTATAATGGACCTTAGTGAGAACGAACAGATCGCGCTTTACGCGCTCGCAACACTTCACGCGGAAGGCGAAACGCCGATCCGATCACGCAAGCATTACGAGCGGTACAAACTCCTCTCCGAACGTGCGAAAGACGACTCGTTCACTAGTCGCTGGATGCGCGACCAAATGGACGACCTCGCAATGCTTGGCCTGGTCAGCGTCGAGAAGAAAAACGAGGGACTGGATGGAGGTCAATATCGTGAACACGACCTCGCCCAAGACCTCTCCGTCGTCGTTGACGCACTATCCGACGTTATTGACCTTGTCGGCGTCCACGATTCTATCCGAGAACACGTCGACCGTACAGAATAG
- a CDS encoding IS1595 family transposase — MSSAQPAFGAMFRELIELGIVEIDTEPLDAAIERRLKEFWENTSCPRCGHSSVQTWSHLDRVWCRDCNFKPVYTYGTPFHEKHLTCGEVLLAFTLYADTLLSINQIAPFLGRAYKTVHTAIREAEAAIHRGFPVVWGLLDQTIAGPTQVDESGTVCSGYKGQEPPRSSRSRGGSSQTGRSRWRGRHGDQLTLVAACRDSLRVIRGQLGIDFSGDLEPVIQEAEDLSQPLGEVWTDGLQAYREMERDHRTVVHKERYVSPDGVHINQAECLFSLVQPWLRKFRGLSKQGLEQAAHTFGLIRSLNLAGASVDIIIDCLVMGAFRSST; from the coding sequence ATGTCTTCTGCTCAGCCGGCGTTCGGCGCGATGTTTCGAGAGCTGATCGAGTTGGGCATCGTCGAGATCGACACCGAGCCGCTCGATGCGGCCATCGAGCGGCGACTCAAGGAATTCTGGGAGAATACGTCCTGTCCACGGTGCGGGCACAGCTCCGTTCAAACGTGGTCGCATCTCGACCGCGTGTGGTGCCGTGACTGCAACTTCAAGCCGGTCTACACCTACGGAACGCCATTTCATGAGAAGCACCTCACCTGCGGCGAGGTACTTCTCGCATTCACGCTCTACGCCGATACATTGCTCAGTATCAACCAGATCGCGCCCTTCCTCGGGCGAGCCTACAAAACCGTTCACACGGCGATTCGGGAGGCGGAAGCCGCGATCCATCGCGGCTTCCCCGTCGTCTGGGGCCTCCTCGACCAGACCATCGCTGGACCGACGCAAGTCGACGAATCTGGCACAGTCTGCTCGGGCTACAAGGGACAAGAGCCGCCGCGAAGCAGTCGTTCTCGCGGCGGTTCGTCCCAAACTGGCCGCTCACGCTGGCGGGGCCGCCACGGTGATCAGCTGACGCTCGTCGCGGCGTGCCGCGACTCGCTTCGCGTGATCCGCGGCCAGCTCGGCATCGACTTCAGCGGTGATCTGGAACCAGTGATTCAGGAGGCTGAAGACCTCTCCCAGCCACTAGGAGAGGTTTGGACAGACGGACTCCAAGCCTACAGAGAGATGGAGCGTGACCACCGAACAGTCGTACACAAAGAGAGATACGTATCCCCCGACGGCGTCCACATTAACCAGGCTGAGTGCCTCTTTTCGCTTGTTCAACCGTGGCTGCGGAAGTTCCGCGGCCTGTCCAAGCAGGGCTTGGAACAGGCCGCTCACACGTTCGGCCTTATTCGGTCGCTAAACCTTGCCGGCGCATCCGTCGATATCATCATCGACTGCCTTGTTATGGGGGCGTTCCGCAGTTCTACATAA
- a CDS encoding ATP-binding protein — protein MDQFVNRIDELDRLQTLYESDAAELAIIYGRRQIGKSELVRQSIADRDDAVYYQAVQGTATTQLRRFVEAAASTYPDITAVKEEWEPLLTYLTDRDAVIVIDEFPYLIESNEGLPSVIQHLWDTAIDESQATLVLTGSAIGMIHTHVLDGGAPLYGRVSQTPNGRLELTQLPFRSIQEFVPTYDPEERVFVYGVFGGTPRYLSPLDPSQSLGENITRLLCDPDGPLHDEPETVLQMELNEVNTYFSVLESMASGNRSRNEIAQGAGIESTNTSYYFDRLETLQIIEKHHPALADPARSKRTRYRIRDPVFRFYFRYLYGRGGQYELYGENAYADLIEPELPDFVSETFESLCHQAVPALYADYQLTQVPSQWWYKGQEVDVVAPTDESTLIAGEAKFTNTPLGYDVLADLEDDVEQIDWTPTGGGEQTYEFALFSRSGFKRSVEEAADERDDLRLFDLSDIVAILESGTTD, from the coding sequence ATGGACCAGTTCGTCAATCGTATCGATGAACTCGATCGGTTGCAGACCCTCTATGAGAGTGACGCTGCAGAACTCGCAATTATCTATGGGCGCCGCCAGATCGGCAAAAGCGAACTCGTCCGCCAATCGATTGCTGATCGCGACGATGCCGTGTACTATCAGGCAGTCCAAGGAACAGCGACGACACAGCTCAGGCGATTTGTCGAGGCAGCAGCGTCGACCTATCCAGACATCACGGCCGTCAAAGAGGAGTGGGAACCGCTCTTAACGTACCTTACCGACAGAGACGCCGTCATCGTCATCGACGAATTTCCGTACCTCATCGAATCGAACGAGGGACTTCCCTCGGTCATTCAACATCTGTGGGATACAGCTATCGACGAGAGTCAGGCGACGCTCGTACTCACAGGCTCTGCAATCGGCATGATCCATACCCACGTCCTCGATGGCGGTGCGCCACTCTACGGACGGGTATCCCAGACACCGAATGGCCGCCTCGAACTCACCCAGCTGCCGTTTCGCTCCATCCAAGAGTTTGTGCCGACGTACGATCCCGAAGAACGGGTGTTCGTCTATGGCGTCTTCGGCGGCACACCCCGATATCTCAGCCCGCTCGATCCATCACAGAGCCTCGGAGAGAACATCACGCGGCTGCTGTGCGACCCGGATGGCCCACTCCACGACGAGCCCGAAACCGTCCTCCAGATGGAGCTCAACGAGGTGAACACGTATTTTTCGGTTCTGGAGTCGATGGCCAGCGGGAACCGCAGTCGAAACGAGATCGCTCAGGGGGCCGGCATCGAGAGCACCAACACGTCGTACTACTTCGACCGGCTGGAAACCCTCCAGATCATCGAGAAACATCATCCGGCACTCGCCGATCCGGCGCGCAGCAAGCGGACTCGATACAGGATTCGAGATCCCGTATTCCGGTTTTACTTCCGGTATCTCTACGGCCGCGGGGGACAGTACGAACTCTACGGCGAGAACGCCTACGCGGATCTCATCGAACCGGAATTGCCCGACTTCGTCAGCGAAACGTTCGAATCGCTCTGTCACCAGGCCGTGCCGGCGCTCTATGCAGACTACCAGCTCACACAGGTACCAAGCCAGTGGTGGTACAAAGGCCAGGAAGTAGATGTCGTCGCACCAACTGATGAGTCAACGCTGATCGCTGGCGAAGCGAAATTTACCAACACCCCCCTCGGCTATGACGTGCTCGCGGACCTCGAAGACGACGTGGAGCAAATCGATTGGACACCCACCGGAGGTGGTGAGCAGACGTATGAATTCGCCTTGTTCAGCCGCTCTGGGTTCAAACGCTCCGTCGAGGAAGCTGCAGACGAGCGTGATGATCTCCGGCTATTCGATCTCTCCGATATCGTTGCCATTCTCGAGAGTGGAACCACCGATTAA
- a CDS encoding low molecular weight phosphatase family protein has translation MSIDTDATDPIRIAFMCVQNAGRSQMSTAFAERERDRRGLGDDVEILTGGTHPADHVHDEVIEVMDEVGFDLSDRTPREISLEELQSCDYVATMGCSTLDVGEVGEDVDIHDWALDDPDGEDLDRVREIRNEIEQRVTALFDEFSDAP, from the coding sequence ATGTCCATAGATACTGACGCAACCGACCCGATTCGCATCGCCTTCATGTGTGTCCAGAACGCCGGGCGCTCCCAGATGTCCACCGCGTTCGCCGAGCGCGAGCGGGATCGCCGGGGACTCGGCGACGACGTCGAGATTCTGACCGGCGGCACCCATCCAGCCGACCACGTCCACGATGAAGTCATTGAGGTAATGGACGAAGTAGGGTTCGACCTCTCCGATCGAACACCGCGAGAGATCTCCTTGGAAGAGTTGCAGTCTTGCGACTACGTTGCCACGATGGGCTGTTCGACCCTTGACGTTGGCGAGGTGGGAGAAGATGTAGATATCCACGACTGGGCTCTGGACGATCCTGATGGAGAGGATCTTGACCGAGTGCGTGAGATTCGTAATGAAATTGAACAGCGTGTCACTGCTCTGTTCGACGAGTTCAGCGATGCACCCTGA
- a CDS encoding helix-turn-helix domain-containing protein: MYEVCGEKELKIILALDPGDSISGVARKIDENRETIRSVVNRLEEAGYVAYDDGLHLVDQTLRDAGLEFLTPSANISPPSITEAYVLPQFAGMEYAYTGIDAVYVWTGGGYHVARDPEDYPLFIAVHEPDLDVWTAFFDRFGIPTAEERLPADDFDGSIQVVLEPEAQIEAEMVDGRPVISLQETVAFANEHYAHFQSALDMLGRMYDSVDTDANYRPNLLGVMTRNFFDQEWPSRGLLSP; encoded by the coding sequence ATATACGAAGTGTGCGGTGAGAAGGAACTCAAGATCATTCTCGCACTTGACCCAGGAGATTCCATCTCCGGCGTCGCGCGGAAGATCGACGAAAACCGGGAGACGATTCGGAGCGTCGTGAATCGCCTCGAGGAGGCGGGATACGTCGCGTACGACGATGGGCTCCATCTCGTCGATCAGACGCTCCGAGACGCCGGTCTCGAGTTCCTGACGCCGTCAGCAAACATCTCGCCGCCATCCATAACGGAGGCGTACGTCCTCCCGCAGTTCGCGGGAATGGAGTATGCATACACTGGCATCGATGCGGTCTACGTCTGGACCGGCGGTGGCTACCATGTCGCTCGCGACCCAGAGGACTATCCGCTGTTCATCGCCGTCCACGAGCCCGACCTCGATGTCTGGACGGCGTTCTTCGATCGATTCGGAATCCCGACTGCGGAAGAACGCCTGCCCGCTGACGACTTCGATGGTTCGATACAGGTGGTCCTCGAGCCGGAGGCACAGATCGAGGCCGAGATGGTCGACGGACGGCCCGTTATTTCTCTCCAAGAAACCGTAGCGTTCGCAAACGAGCACTACGCGCACTTCCAGTCAGCACTCGACATGCTTGGCCGCATGTACGACAGCGTCGACACTGACGCGAACTACCGTCCAAACTTACTTGGAGTTATGACAAGAAATTTCTTCGACCAGGAGTGGCCTAGCCGCGGTTTATTATCGCCTTGA
- the arsB gene encoding ACR3 family arsenite efflux transporter — MSNADAHDHGPNCDCESCGDPRSMDFLDKYLTVWILGAMVVGVGLGFVAPSVTQPIQDFHLVEIGLIAMMYPPLAKADYSQLRAVFSNWRVLGLSLVQNWLIGPTLMFGLAVVFFSGLVPGLPARPEFFLGLVFIGMARCIAMVLVWNELAEGSTEYVTGLVAFNSLFQIITYGVYVWFFGLFLPPLLGMETLVAGIQTFNVTPMQVFQAIVVFLGIPFVGGFLTRYIGTRTKGEEWYDETLVPKIDPLTLVALLFTVIVMFATQGENIVASPGDVLLIAVPLTIYFVVMFLVSFGMGKGIGADYSTTTAIGFTAASNNFELAIAVAVAVFGVGSGVAFTTVVGPLIEVPVLLALVNVALYFQRKFDWSSDGAANLDVTARETTTDD; from the coding sequence ATGAGTAACGCCGACGCCCACGATCACGGCCCGAACTGCGACTGTGAGAGCTGTGGCGACCCGCGGTCAATGGACTTCCTCGATAAGTACCTCACCGTCTGGATTCTCGGTGCGATGGTCGTCGGTGTGGGACTCGGATTCGTCGCCCCGTCGGTGACCCAACCCATTCAGGACTTCCACCTCGTCGAAATCGGGCTCATCGCGATGATGTATCCGCCGCTGGCGAAGGCCGATTACTCGCAACTTCGCGCGGTATTCAGTAACTGGCGCGTCCTCGGGTTGAGCCTCGTTCAGAACTGGTTGATTGGGCCGACGCTTATGTTCGGGCTCGCCGTGGTCTTCTTCAGCGGACTGGTTCCCGGCCTGCCCGCTCGCCCCGAGTTCTTCCTCGGCCTCGTGTTCATCGGGATGGCCCGCTGTATCGCCATGGTGCTCGTTTGGAACGAACTTGCAGAGGGATCGACTGAGTACGTTACCGGGCTGGTCGCGTTCAACAGCCTCTTCCAGATCATCACGTATGGGGTGTACGTCTGGTTCTTTGGGCTGTTCCTCCCGCCACTACTCGGGATGGAGACACTCGTCGCGGGCATCCAGACGTTCAACGTGACGCCGATGCAGGTGTTCCAAGCGATCGTTGTCTTCCTCGGCATCCCGTTCGTCGGCGGGTTCCTCACGCGATATATCGGCACGCGAACTAAGGGCGAGGAGTGGTACGACGAGACGTTGGTCCCGAAGATCGACCCGCTTACGCTCGTCGCGCTCCTCTTTACGGTCATCGTGATGTTCGCCACGCAGGGCGAGAACATCGTCGCCTCGCCGGGTGACGTGCTCCTGATCGCCGTTCCGTTGACGATCTACTTCGTCGTGATGTTCCTCGTGAGCTTCGGGATGGGCAAGGGCATCGGCGCGGACTACTCGACGACGACGGCCATCGGGTTCACCGCCGCCTCGAACAACTTCGAACTCGCAATCGCGGTCGCCGTTGCGGTGTTCGGCGTCGGCTCCGGCGTCGCGTTCACGACCGTCGTCGGCCCGCTCATCGAAGTACCCGTCCTGCTTGCGCTGGTCAACGTCGCACTGTACTTCCAGCGAAAGTTCGACTGGAGTAGCGACGGAGCAGCGAATCTTGACGTAACCGCACGCGAAACGACGACTGACGACTAA